One Dioscorea cayenensis subsp. rotundata cultivar TDr96_F1 chromosome 17, TDr96_F1_v2_PseudoChromosome.rev07_lg8_w22 25.fasta, whole genome shotgun sequence DNA window includes the following coding sequences:
- the LOC120281134 gene encoding uncharacterized protein LOC120281134, producing MASKLVQVGEFSLSVEFVMKKDNFIWRCTSVYGPTERNHKVSFWEELMGTRGDAGIPWVICGDFNEPPSVGRRFTWTNGQADPIWVKLDRFLINAEWANCFPRVMQVMLPRLGSDHVPIRLEVGYHSSKPRPFRFEKVWITVEGFQELVQQWWAETTPRGYGAFIVSKKLAGVRTHLRQWSKFSFGSIKLKKLALMQEMEVLDIAKESRSLTLGEIQRELDLSFNLEEIRRQEEIYWRQRSRTHGLKRVTKTQSSSMRWQMAGRIFWDTVSADVVLLCEDFYWHHANLDRINWASITLIPKVDAPESPGDFGPISLINSSLKIISKVLANRLSKVMNLLVDKEQSAFLKGRCILDNIATAEELIFSIHKRRLSGHILKVDYNKAFDRVDWDFLLDLLKVRGFGDRWIGWINCILLSSKAIILVNGSRMGMCVTKVDYDKVLVGVPLGDFGNRCDLHYADDLLVLTTGGLEDLQIVKIILLMFEGLTGLATNFLKTCLYTSDLGKLPEREAAGTLSCERGMLPVTYLGIPISGRRPRKQDWEGLIAKIRKRLSSWKMKHLSIGGRLTLINSVHMAVPTY from the exons ATGGCTAGTAAGCTGGTCCAGGTAGGGGAATTTAGCCTATCGGTAGAGTTTGTGATGAAGAAGGATAATTTTATATGGAGATGCACGTCCGTGTATGGACCGACGGAGCGGAATCACAAGGTATCTTTCTGGGAGGAACTGATGGGCACCAGGGGGGATGCTGGAATTCCTTGGGTTATCTGTGGTGACTTCAAT GAACCCCCATCTGTGGGTAGGAGATTTACGTGGACCAATGGTCAAGCGGACCCGATTTGGGTGAAACTTGACCGCTTTCTGATTAATGCTGAGTGGGCGAACTGTTTCCCTAGAGTGATGCAAGTGATGTTACCTAGACTGGGGTCGGATCATGTACCGATTAGGCTTGAGGTGGGTTACCACTCATCTAAACCTAGGCCGTTTCGCTTTGAAAAGGTGTGGATCACTGTTGAAGGCTTTCAGGAGTTGGTACAACAGTGGTGGGCTGAGACAACGCCTAGGGGGTATGGGGCATTCATTGTTTCTAAGAAACTGGCTGGGGTTAGAACGCACTTACGTCAGTGGTCTAAGTTTAGCTTTGGGTCAATCAAGTTAAAAAAGTTAGCATTGATGCAAGAGATGGAGGTCCTTGACATTGCCAAGGAATCTAGAAGCTTAACCCTGGGGGAGATCCAGAGGGAGCTTGACCTTTCCTTCAATTTAGAGGAAATTCGTAGGCAGGAAGAAATCTATTGGAGACAAAGGTCGAGGACGCATGGATTAAAGAGGGTGACGAAAACACAAAGTTCTTCCATGCGGTGGCAAATGGCAGGCAGAATC TTCTGGGACACGGTCAGTGCGGATGTGGTCTTACTTTGTGAGGATTTCTACTGGCATCACGCCAACTTGGATAGAATTAATTGGGCTAGTATCACCCTTATACCTAAAGTGGATGCGCCAGAGTCCCCGGGGGATTTCGGACCCATCAGTTTGATTAATTCttcattgaaaattatttctaaagtgTTGGCGAATCGGCTGAGCAAGGTGATGAATTTGTTAGTTGATAAGGAACAATCCGCTTTCCTTAAAGGGCGATGCATTCTGGACAACATTGCAACAGCGGAGGAACTTATTTTTAGTATCCACAAGAGAAGGCTGTCGGGGCACATTTTGAAGGTTGATTATAATAAGGCTTTTGATCGTGTCGATTGGGACTTTCTTTTAGATCTATTGAAAGTCAGGGGTTTCGGAGATAGGTGGATTGGGTGGATCAATTGCATTTTGTTGTCTTCGAAAGCGATTATTCTCGTCAATGGATCCCGAATGGGTATGTGCGTTACAAAAGTGGATTATGACAAG GTTCTGGTCGGGGTGCCTTTAGGGGATTTTGGTAACAGGTGTGATCTccattacgccgatgatcttcTAGTCTTGACCACTGGCGGGCTGGAAGACTTGCAAATCGTTAAGATAATTTTACTGATGTTTGAGGGGTTGACTGGTTTAGCtacaaattttttgaaaacttgCTTATATACTTCTGACTTGGGGAAGCTTCCGGAGAGGGAGGCGGCGGGTACATTAAGTTGCGAAAGGGGCATGTTACCTGTTACATATCTGGGTATCCCGATCTCAGGGAGGAGGCCAAGGAAACAAGACTGGGAGGGTCTCATCGCTAAGATTCGGAAGAGATTGTCTTCATGGAAAATGAAGCACTTATCCATTGGTGGGCGCCTCACGTTGATTAACTCGGTGCACATGGCGGTACCCACATACTAG